A single genomic interval of Helianthus annuus cultivar XRQ/B chromosome 6, HanXRQr2.0-SUNRISE, whole genome shotgun sequence harbors:
- the LOC110864248 gene encoding autophagy-related protein 18a isoform X2, which yields MTTVSSFSSPPWPNPNPNSDPSTSANPQPEEDKDPPVSLAGDLHAGLSSGLTPIRTISYNIDGEQHTDAASQPHTAPASVPAHGRTLIPNFHNPNSSSSSPVSLHHVSFNQDNGCFACGINQGFRIYNCDPFREIFRRDFENGGGVGIVEMLFRCNILALVGGGPQPQYPLNKVMIWDDHQGRCIGELSFRNEVRGVRLRRDRIIVVLEQKIFVYNFTDLKLLQQIETFGNPKGLCEVSQASGNFVLVCLGLRKGQVRVEHYASKRTKFILAHDSRIACFGLSQDGNMLATASNKGTLVRIFNTHDATLLHEVRRGADRAEIYSLSFSPTAEWLAVSSDKGTIHVFSVTAVDNLDHNTPGSPSNSPRALIKGVIPKYFTSVWSLAQFRLVEGCQYIAAFGHQKNTVVILGLDGSFYRCKFDPKTGGEMTQLEYHNFMKPDDSF from the exons ATGACAACGGTATCGTCCTTTTCTTCTCCACCATGgccaaaccctaaccctaactcAGACCCTAGCACCAGCGCCAATCCACAACCAGAAGAAGATAAAGATCCACCCGTTTCACTCGCCGGTGACCTTCACGCCGGTCTCTCCTCGGGGCTCACACCCATCCGAACAATTTCATACAACATTGACGGTGAACAACATACAGACGCTGCTTCCCAGCCTCACACGGCTCCAGCCTCTGTTCCGGCTCACGGCCGAACCCTAATCCCCAATTTTCACAATCctaattcttcttcttcttcacctgtTTCGCTACACCACGTTTCGTTTAATCAAGACAACGGATGTTTCGCGTGCGGTATCAATCAAGGATTCCGGATATACAACTGCGATCCGTTCCGCGAGATCTTCCGTCGAGATTTCGAAAACGGAGGCGGTGTAGGGATCGTGGAGATGCTGTTCCGGTGCAACATACTTGCGTTGGTCGGTGGAGGTCCCCAGCCTCAGTATCCTCTCAATAAGGTTATGATTTGGGACGATCATCAAGGTCGGTGCATCGGTGAGTTATCGTTTCGGAATGAGGTTCGTGGAGTGCGTCTAAGGCGAGACCGGATCATTGTGGTTTTGGAGCAGAAGATATTTGTGTATAATTTTACGGATTTGAAGTTATTGCAACAGATTGAGACGTTTGGGAACCCTAAGGGACTTTGTGAGGTGTCACAAGCGTCTGGTAATTTTGTGCTTGTCTGTCTCGGATTGCGCAAGGGGCAAGTCAGGGTTGAGCATTATGCATCCAAACGAACAAAGTTTATTTTAGCTCATGATTCTAGAATTGCATGTTTCGGGCTGTCTCAGGATGGAAATATGCTTGCCACGGCTAGCAACAAGGGGACTCTTGTTCGGATTTTTAATACACACGACGCTACGCTGTTGCACGAG GTAAGAAGGGGTGCGGATAGAGCAGAAATATACAGCCTTTCATTTTCTCCTACTGCAGAGTGGCTAGCAGTCTCAAGTGATAAAGGGACCATTCATGTTTTCAGTGTGACCGCTGTTGATAATCTGGACCACAATACCCCTGGTTCTCCTTCTAACTCCCCGCGTGCTCTCATTAAAG GAGTTATTCCCAAGTATTTTACCTCTGTATGGTCATTGGCTCAGTTTCGCTTGGTTGAAGGTTGTCAGTATATTGCTGCATTTGGTCATCAAAAGAACACAGTGGTCATTCTTGGCTTGGATGGAAG CTTCTATAGATGCAAATTTGACCCAAAAACAGGCGGGGAGATGACTCAACTGGAATATCACAACTTCATGAAGCCTGATGACTCTTTCTAG
- the LOC110864248 gene encoding autophagy-related protein 18a isoform X1: MTTVSSFSSPPWPNPNPNSDPSTSANPQPEEDKDPPVSLAGDLHAGLSSGLTPIRTISYNIDGEQHTDAASQPHTAPASVPAHGRTLIPNFHNPNSSSSSPVSLHHVSFNQDNGCFACGINQGFRIYNCDPFREIFRRDFENGGGVGIVEMLFRCNILALVGGGPQPQYPLNKVMIWDDHQGRCIGELSFRNEVRGVRLRRDRIIVVLEQKIFVYNFTDLKLLQQIETFGNPKGLCEVSQASGNFVLVCLGLRKGQVRVEHYASKRTKFILAHDSRIACFGLSQDGNMLATASNKGTLVRIFNTHDATLLHEVRRGADRAEIYSLSFSPTAEWLAVSSDKGTIHVFSVTAVDNLDHNTPGSPSNSPRALIKGSPSSSPRALIKGVIPKYFTSVWSLAQFRLVEGCQYIAAFGHQKNTVVILGLDGSFYRCKFDPKTGGEMTQLEYHNFMKPDDSF; the protein is encoded by the exons ATGACAACGGTATCGTCCTTTTCTTCTCCACCATGgccaaaccctaaccctaactcAGACCCTAGCACCAGCGCCAATCCACAACCAGAAGAAGATAAAGATCCACCCGTTTCACTCGCCGGTGACCTTCACGCCGGTCTCTCCTCGGGGCTCACACCCATCCGAACAATTTCATACAACATTGACGGTGAACAACATACAGACGCTGCTTCCCAGCCTCACACGGCTCCAGCCTCTGTTCCGGCTCACGGCCGAACCCTAATCCCCAATTTTCACAATCctaattcttcttcttcttcacctgtTTCGCTACACCACGTTTCGTTTAATCAAGACAACGGATGTTTCGCGTGCGGTATCAATCAAGGATTCCGGATATACAACTGCGATCCGTTCCGCGAGATCTTCCGTCGAGATTTCGAAAACGGAGGCGGTGTAGGGATCGTGGAGATGCTGTTCCGGTGCAACATACTTGCGTTGGTCGGTGGAGGTCCCCAGCCTCAGTATCCTCTCAATAAGGTTATGATTTGGGACGATCATCAAGGTCGGTGCATCGGTGAGTTATCGTTTCGGAATGAGGTTCGTGGAGTGCGTCTAAGGCGAGACCGGATCATTGTGGTTTTGGAGCAGAAGATATTTGTGTATAATTTTACGGATTTGAAGTTATTGCAACAGATTGAGACGTTTGGGAACCCTAAGGGACTTTGTGAGGTGTCACAAGCGTCTGGTAATTTTGTGCTTGTCTGTCTCGGATTGCGCAAGGGGCAAGTCAGGGTTGAGCATTATGCATCCAAACGAACAAAGTTTATTTTAGCTCATGATTCTAGAATTGCATGTTTCGGGCTGTCTCAGGATGGAAATATGCTTGCCACGGCTAGCAACAAGGGGACTCTTGTTCGGATTTTTAATACACACGACGCTACGCTGTTGCACGAG GTAAGAAGGGGTGCGGATAGAGCAGAAATATACAGCCTTTCATTTTCTCCTACTGCAGAGTGGCTAGCAGTCTCAAGTGATAAAGGGACCATTCATGTTTTCAGTGTGACCGCTGTTGATAATCTGGACCACAATACCCCTGGTTCTCCTTCTAACTCCCCGCGTGCTCTCATTAAAGGTTCTCCTTCTAGTTCCCCTCGTGCTCTCATTAAAG GAGTTATTCCCAAGTATTTTACCTCTGTATGGTCATTGGCTCAGTTTCGCTTGGTTGAAGGTTGTCAGTATATTGCTGCATTTGGTCATCAAAAGAACACAGTGGTCATTCTTGGCTTGGATGGAAG CTTCTATAGATGCAAATTTGACCCAAAAACAGGCGGGGAGATGACTCAACTGGAATATCACAACTTCATGAAGCCTGATGACTCTTTCTAG
- the LOC110864247 gene encoding glutathione S-transferase, whose translation MAVKVYGFIGSNAVYRVLASLYEKNVDFEFITVNMVSREHKRPLFLARNPFGQVPAFEDGDLTLFESRAITKYVARKYADQGTELILKDPIQMAIQTVWMEVENQKFDRASWKLMEIAMGRVRGGPELVAEYEKKLSDVLDVYEARLKENKYLAGDGFTLADLHHQPNIYFLMSTRVKRLFESRPHVRAWVADILSRPAWLKLMAFSP comes from the exons ATGGCTGTAAAAGTATACGGATTCATCGGTTCAAACGCAGTGTATCGTGTTCTGGCCAGTCTCTACGAGAAGAATGTCGATTTTGAGTTTATTACAGTCAATATGGTTAGCCGGGAACACAAAAGACCTCTTTTCCTTGCACGCAAT CCATTTGGTCAAGTTCCAGCGTTCGAGGACGGAGATCTCACACTATTCG AATCAAGAGCGATCACCAAGTACGTAGCACGAAAATACGCGGATCAGGGAACGGAACTGATACTCAAGGATCCGATTCAGATGGCGATACAAACGGTGTGGATGGAAGTGGAGAATCAGAAATTTGATCGGGCATCGTGGAAGCTAATGGAAATAGCCATGGGCCGGGTTCGGGGCGGCCCAGAACTAGTGGCAGAGTACGAAAAGAAGTTATCTGATGTGCTTGACGTGTATGAAGCACGGCTGAAGGAGAACAAGTACTTGGCAGGAGATGGGTTCACGCTGGCGGATCTCCACCACCAACCCAACATTTACTTCTTGATGTCAACAAGGGTCAAAAGGTTGTTTGAGTCACGACCGCATGTCCGCGCCTGGGTTGCTGATATTCTCTCCAGGCCTGCTTGGTTGAAACTCATGGCTTTCTCTCCCTAG